A genome region from Streptomyces sp. NBC_01296 includes the following:
- a CDS encoding PadR family transcriptional regulator yields the protein MADETNKHPLPATSWAVLGLLSFGEELSGYDLKKWSDRSLRFFYWSPSFSQIYGELKRLEKAGYASSRRVAQETGTRDKRVYRITAEGMAAVRAWARETPVDPPVLKHGPMLRLWLGHLLEPGQMREVLLHHQEFAEQMRLRAVADGESAKDGPARAHPALTLKWAERYHASERDLAAAMLDDLAALEPGSLAAPERGDLPAPADERAEPRVRRGPLPHAGVAPPRADVTSAP from the coding sequence GTGGCAGACGAGACGAACAAGCATCCGCTCCCGGCGACCAGTTGGGCGGTGCTCGGGCTGCTCTCCTTCGGAGAGGAGCTCTCCGGCTACGACCTGAAGAAGTGGTCGGACCGCTCGCTGCGCTTCTTCTACTGGAGCCCCTCCTTCAGCCAGATCTACGGCGAGCTCAAGCGCCTGGAGAAGGCCGGCTACGCCTCCTCCCGACGGGTCGCCCAGGAGACCGGCACCCGTGACAAGCGGGTGTACCGGATCACCGCGGAGGGCATGGCGGCCGTACGGGCATGGGCCCGCGAGACGCCGGTCGACCCGCCCGTCCTCAAGCACGGGCCGATGCTGCGGCTGTGGCTGGGCCACCTGCTGGAGCCCGGACAGATGCGCGAGGTCCTGCTGCATCACCAGGAGTTCGCGGAGCAGATGCGGCTGCGGGCGGTGGCCGACGGGGAGAGCGCGAAGGACGGGCCCGCCCGGGCCCATCCGGCGCTCACCCTCAAGTGGGCCGAGCGCTACCACGCCTCCGAGCGGGACCTCGCGGCCGCCATGCTCGACGACCTCGCGGCGCTGGAGCCCGGCAGCCTCGCGGCGCCGGAACGCGGCGACCTCCCGGCGCCGGCCGACGAGCGCGCGGAGCCGCGGGTGCGCCGTGGCCCGCTGCCGCACGCCGGGGTTGCGCCGCCACGGGCTGACGTAACCTCGGCCCCATGA
- a CDS encoding SDR family NAD(P)-dependent oxidoreductase, with amino-acid sequence MISLDGKVVVVTGAGRGQGAAEARLCAEAGARVVVTDVREEEGRAVASSLGDQGLYVRHDVAEADGWTEVVREAVRAFGTVSVLVNNAAVWRTAHVERQRPEEFEALLRVNLLGPFLGIQAVAPVLRAAGGGSIVNISSTAGLVGIPGHAAYGASKFGLRGLTRSAALDLAGDRIRVNSVHPGAIDTPMISEVSGQDWSHVPLGRMGRPEEVGKLVLFLCSDASSYVTGTEFAVDGGMTAR; translated from the coding sequence GTGATCTCGCTGGACGGGAAGGTCGTCGTCGTCACGGGCGCCGGACGCGGGCAGGGCGCGGCGGAGGCCCGGCTGTGCGCGGAGGCCGGCGCGCGGGTGGTCGTCACGGACGTACGGGAGGAGGAGGGCCGGGCGGTCGCGTCCTCGCTGGGGGACCAGGGGCTGTACGTACGGCACGACGTGGCCGAGGCGGACGGCTGGACGGAGGTCGTACGGGAGGCCGTGCGCGCCTTCGGCACGGTCTCGGTGCTGGTCAACAACGCGGCGGTGTGGCGCACGGCCCACGTGGAGCGGCAGCGGCCCGAGGAGTTCGAGGCGCTGCTGCGGGTGAACCTGCTGGGGCCGTTCCTGGGGATCCAGGCGGTGGCGCCGGTGCTGCGGGCGGCCGGGGGCGGCTCGATCGTGAACATCTCCTCCACGGCCGGGCTGGTCGGGATCCCGGGCCATGCGGCCTACGGGGCGAGCAAGTTCGGGCTGCGCGGGCTGACCCGGTCGGCGGCGCTGGACCTGGCGGGGGACCGGATCCGGGTCAACTCGGTGCATCCGGGGGCGATCGACACGCCGATGATCTCCGAGGTGTCCGGGCAGGACTGGTCCCACGTGCCGCTGGGGCGGATGGGGCGGCCGGAGGAGGTGGGGAAGCTGGTGCTGTTCCTCTGCTCGGACGCCTCCTCGTACGTGACGGGCACGGAGTTCGCGGTGGACGGCGGGATGACGGCGCGATGA
- a CDS encoding WXG100 family type VII secretion target, which produces MSPNDGHISVDFATLQGAAGDLEEILKTLNEQLDLLYRRVEKAVLTWDGEARRTFVDQLDKWDRSAQDLEATQAWLHDIVVNGHLTYAAAHRAVLRGWGAA; this is translated from the coding sequence ATGTCGCCGAACGACGGCCATATATCGGTCGATTTCGCCACGCTGCAGGGCGCGGCCGGGGATCTCGAGGAGATCCTCAAGACACTCAACGAGCAGCTGGACCTGCTGTACCGGCGCGTCGAGAAGGCTGTGCTCACCTGGGACGGCGAGGCCCGCCGGACTTTCGTCGACCAGCTCGACAAGTGGGACCGGTCCGCACAGGACCTGGAGGCCACCCAGGCCTGGCTGCACGACATCGTGGTGAACGGCCACCTCACCTACGCTGCCGCGCACCGGGCCGTGCTGCGCGGCTGGGGGGCCGCCTGA
- a CDS encoding WXG100 family type VII secretion target, with the protein MNAGPDAASSTGAAGAAADLAVNGDTLKKLADDLDAMQEVLKKQLLRMDGIVDAIEARWRGPASEAYRAKHRAAAEDAVHIRQTMKLLAKAIRLSKDGFSAQELEILDGFRRLQSHADIQAQTDELSTPNAAAVPPSGPRSRIADL; encoded by the coding sequence GTGAACGCAGGTCCTGATGCGGCGAGTTCGACCGGCGCGGCCGGCGCCGCAGCAGATCTCGCGGTCAACGGCGACACGCTCAAGAAGCTCGCCGACGACCTCGACGCGATGCAGGAAGTACTGAAGAAGCAGCTCCTGCGCATGGACGGGATCGTGGACGCCATCGAGGCCCGATGGCGCGGACCGGCCTCGGAGGCGTACCGGGCCAAGCACCGGGCCGCCGCCGAGGACGCCGTCCACATCCGGCAGACGATGAAGCTCCTGGCCAAGGCGATCCGTCTGAGCAAGGACGGGTTCTCGGCGCAGGAGCTCGAAATCCTGGACGGCTTCAGACGACTCCAGTCGCACGCGGACATCCAGGCGCAGACCGACGAGCTGTCCACGCCCAACGCCGCGGCCGTGCCGCCGTCGGGCCCGCGCAGCCGCATCGCGGATCTGTAA
- a CDS encoding SDR family oxidoreductase yields MSLNTPNTPGYVPGHGLLQGRTAVITAAAGAGIGGATARRFLEEGARIVIGDAHARRLKETEDALAAEFGADRVASLPCDVTDEDQVRALFALAEQTHGRLDVVVNNAGLGGTAALVDMTDEQWGKVLDVTLNGTFRCTRAALRSLKASRRGGVIVNNASVVGWRAQTGQAHYAAAKAGVMALTRCAALEAAEFGVRVNAVAPSLAMHPHLAKVTSEELLRELTAREAFGRYAEPWEVANVIVFLASSYSSYMTGETVSVSSQRA; encoded by the coding sequence ATGAGCCTGAACACCCCCAACACCCCCGGCTACGTGCCGGGTCACGGGCTGCTCCAGGGCCGCACCGCCGTCATCACCGCCGCCGCCGGGGCCGGCATCGGCGGGGCCACCGCCCGCCGCTTCCTGGAGGAGGGCGCCCGCATCGTCATCGGCGACGCGCACGCCCGCCGCCTGAAGGAGACCGAGGACGCCCTCGCGGCCGAGTTCGGCGCCGACCGCGTCGCCTCCCTCCCGTGCGACGTCACCGACGAGGACCAGGTCCGGGCCCTGTTCGCGCTCGCCGAGCAGACCCACGGCCGCCTGGACGTCGTCGTCAACAACGCCGGCCTCGGCGGCACCGCCGCCCTCGTCGACATGACCGACGAGCAGTGGGGCAAGGTCCTCGACGTCACCCTGAACGGCACCTTCCGCTGCACCCGCGCCGCCCTGCGCTCGCTGAAGGCCTCCAGACGGGGCGGGGTCATCGTCAACAACGCCTCCGTCGTCGGCTGGCGCGCCCAGACCGGCCAGGCCCACTACGCCGCCGCCAAGGCCGGCGTGATGGCACTGACCCGCTGTGCGGCACTGGAGGCGGCCGAGTTCGGCGTACGGGTCAACGCGGTCGCCCCGAGCCTGGCCATGCACCCGCACCTGGCGAAGGTCACCAGCGAGGAACTGCTGCGCGAGCTGACGGCCCGCGAGGCCTTCGGCCGCTACGCCGAGCCGTGGGAGGTCGCCAACGTCATCGTGTTCCTGGCCAGCAGCTACTCCTCGTACATGACCGGCGAGACCGTCTCGGTCAGCAGCCAGCGCGCGTAG
- a CDS encoding DUF2568 domain-containing protein — translation MSRRPGAIHPAAQSFFLVNEGLAFVLEVVALGVLAWWGSTVALWLAVAAPLAAAALWGAFAAPKARFSVPLAAQLAVKALVFGGAALALLALGQRAAGLWFAGTVLVNTALATYYRSRHRPPYPSRS, via the coding sequence ATGAGCCGCCGGCCCGGGGCGATACACCCCGCCGCGCAGTCGTTCTTCCTGGTCAACGAGGGCCTCGCCTTCGTGCTGGAGGTCGTGGCCCTCGGCGTCCTCGCCTGGTGGGGCTCCACCGTCGCCCTCTGGCTCGCCGTGGCCGCGCCGCTCGCCGCCGCCGCCCTGTGGGGGGCGTTCGCCGCGCCCAAGGCCCGCTTCTCCGTACCTCTCGCCGCGCAGCTCGCGGTGAAGGCGCTGGTGTTCGGCGGCGCCGCCCTCGCGCTCCTTGCGCTCGGGCAGCGGGCCGCGGGCCTCTGGTTCGCCGGGACCGTCCTCGTGAACACCGCTCTCGCCACGTACTACCGCTCTCGCCACCGCCCTCCCTACCCCTCCCGTTCCTGA
- a CDS encoding acyl-CoA dehydrogenase family protein, translated as MDLTHAPEAEAFRAEARAWLAGRVPDSPLPSLETAEGFAAHREWEAQLYADRWSAVSWPEEYGGRGVDIERWLLFEEEYWAAGAPGRVSQNGISLLAPTLFDHGTPEQRARVLPPMASGEVIWAQAWSEPESGSDLASLTSRAVRTGGGWLLSGQKTWSSRAAFADRAFGIFRSDPGAAKPHQGLTYLMFDLRAPGVTVRPIGRLDGKPAFAELFLDEVFVPDADVIGEPGQGWRIAMSTTGNERGLTLRSPGRFLAAADRLVALWRAAGDPADTALRDRVADAVVGARAYELFTWAAASRFAAGERIGAESSLNKVFWSQYDIALHETALDLLGPDAELAEGAWAEPWVFSLAGPIYAGTNEIQRDIIAERLLGLPKGRR; from the coding sequence ATGGACCTGACCCACGCACCGGAGGCGGAGGCCTTCCGGGCCGAGGCGCGCGCCTGGCTCGCCGGCCGCGTCCCGGACTCCCCCCTCCCCTCCCTGGAGACGGCGGAGGGCTTCGCGGCGCACCGGGAGTGGGAGGCGCAGCTGTACGCGGACCGCTGGTCGGCGGTGTCCTGGCCCGAGGAGTACGGCGGCCGGGGCGTGGACATCGAGCGGTGGCTGCTCTTCGAGGAGGAGTACTGGGCGGCGGGCGCGCCCGGCCGGGTCTCCCAGAACGGCATCAGCCTCCTCGCGCCGACCCTCTTCGACCACGGGACGCCCGAGCAGCGGGCACGGGTGCTGCCGCCGATGGCGAGCGGCGAGGTGATCTGGGCGCAGGCCTGGTCGGAGCCCGAGTCGGGCTCCGACCTGGCCTCGCTGACGTCGCGGGCCGTGCGCACCGGGGGCGGCTGGCTGCTGTCCGGGCAGAAGACCTGGTCCTCGCGGGCGGCCTTCGCGGACCGGGCGTTCGGGATCTTCCGCAGCGACCCGGGGGCCGCGAAACCGCACCAGGGGCTGACGTACCTGATGTTCGACCTGCGGGCGCCGGGGGTGACGGTGCGGCCCATCGGCCGGCTGGACGGCAAGCCCGCCTTCGCGGAGCTCTTCCTCGACGAGGTCTTCGTACCGGACGCGGACGTGATCGGGGAGCCGGGGCAGGGCTGGCGGATCGCGATGTCGACGACGGGCAACGAGCGCGGGCTGACGCTGCGGTCGCCGGGGCGCTTCCTCGCGGCGGCGGACCGGCTGGTCGCACTGTGGCGGGCGGCCGGGGATCCGGCGGACACCGCGCTGCGGGACCGGGTGGCGGACGCGGTGGTCGGGGCGCGCGCGTACGAGCTGTTCACGTGGGCGGCCGCCTCGCGGTTCGCGGCGGGCGAGCGCATCGGCGCCGAGTCCAGCCTGAACAAGGTGTTCTGGTCGCAGTACGACATCGCCCTGCACGAGACGGCGCTGGACCTGCTGGGCCCGGACGCGGAGCTGGCGGAGGGCGCGTGGGCGGAGCCCTGGGTCTTCTCGCTGGCCGGGCCGATCTACGCGGGCACGAACGAGATCCAGCGCGACATCATCGCCGAGCGCCTGCTCGGCCTCCCGAAGGGCCGCCGCTGA
- a CDS encoding VWA domain-containing protein yields MTGSAIDLRKMEATAPALVSLYKSAGVSLRKHGLEGGRASVYLVLDYSGSMRPYYQDGTVQALADRVLGLSAHLDDDGRVPVVFFSTDVDAVEEIPLAGHRGRIAEIASRLGHMGKTAYHAAMDAVIDHYLDSGSAKPALVVFQTDGGPINKLAAERYLCKAARLPLFWQFVGFGQTRSTQFDFLRRLDELPVPARRVVDNAGYFHAGPDPRAVPDSVLFDRLVMEFPSWLASARAAGILRA; encoded by the coding sequence ATGACGGGCAGCGCGATCGACCTCCGCAAGATGGAAGCGACCGCTCCGGCGCTCGTGAGCCTCTACAAGAGCGCAGGGGTCTCGCTGCGCAAGCACGGCCTGGAGGGCGGGCGCGCCTCGGTGTACCTGGTCCTGGACTACTCGGGGTCGATGCGCCCGTACTACCAGGACGGCACCGTGCAGGCGCTCGCCGACCGGGTGCTGGGCCTGTCCGCGCACCTCGACGACGACGGCCGCGTGCCGGTGGTGTTCTTCTCCACCGATGTCGACGCGGTGGAGGAGATCCCGCTCGCCGGGCACCGGGGCCGGATCGCGGAGATCGCCTCCCGCCTGGGCCACATGGGCAAGACGGCGTACCACGCGGCGATGGACGCGGTGATCGACCACTATCTGGATTCGGGGTCGGCGAAACCCGCTCTGGTCGTCTTCCAGACGGACGGCGGCCCGATCAACAAGTTGGCGGCGGAGAGGTACCTGTGCAAGGCGGCCCGGCTCCCGCTGTTCTGGCAGTTCGTCGGCTTCGGCCAGACGCGCAGCACGCAGTTCGACTTCCTGCGCCGGCTGGACGAACTGCCCGTGCCGGCCCGGCGGGTGGTGGACAATGCGGGCTATTTCCACGCGGGGCCGGATCCGCGCGCGGTGCCGGACTCGGTGCTGTTCGACCGGCTGGTCATGGAGTTCCCGTCCTGGCTGGCGTCCGCCCGCGCGGCGGGCATCCTGCGCGCCTGA
- a CDS encoding RNase A-like domain-containing protein → MAGPTPPSPAANGGFDVQPVHVQHAADLVKEAQFAHSERAFVLVDVLNKYNQSAGTGRGADAFADAYMKVTAKFLEAWGRSVVSAGGASVGLNHTANHYVLAEWEAGGRKGAQPAQQPEPVVINQPPRYGPVNPIKWTGTGEDVDSWWISGVIGEFPDFLADVIRPAIEHGLRLGKVHEITPGIKDDDVRDMAKAWKKLGSEAEKASDEFNTAIAGITDPKDKGEWQTAMRTFGQTIWGTTAWGRQLDTEGNRSPTGRQWRTTKDLPPSGRRPIVDVLKKTADEVAGLLEHVSDVGEKTRKFTSQAGINAAKATASDMTDLSLSNLTKMAVGGVVGRIVLSFRSHMDKAGCNAVVETYHEEFTEAAGKLRALLPELEIAITSAPTYQAEIARAQSFGARSLNEFKKEHSWQIGGESPFPYMYSLDLATNEGLNGAHTIDKHVGKTDEQLVQRVKDEQRANGKFDILSSSTFADLDSAQKYTQYNIRNNTPEIQDWLKNPPPAKKDLVVKVPSIPIEGPLIGPAVTGRSVQVVDEKILPAANTHGVTTKLRYDPNLNPPFVVYTSAPE, encoded by the coding sequence ATGGCAGGCCCGACGCCGCCCTCCCCGGCTGCGAACGGGGGCTTCGACGTCCAGCCGGTGCACGTCCAGCATGCGGCCGACCTGGTGAAGGAAGCCCAGTTCGCCCATTCCGAGCGGGCGTTCGTCCTCGTCGACGTGCTGAACAAGTACAACCAGTCCGCCGGGACCGGCCGGGGCGCGGACGCGTTCGCGGACGCCTACATGAAGGTGACCGCGAAGTTCCTCGAAGCATGGGGCCGCAGCGTGGTCAGTGCCGGCGGAGCCTCGGTCGGCCTGAACCACACCGCCAACCACTACGTACTGGCCGAATGGGAGGCCGGCGGCCGCAAAGGGGCGCAGCCTGCGCAGCAGCCGGAGCCGGTGGTCATCAACCAGCCTCCGCGCTACGGACCCGTCAACCCCATCAAATGGACGGGCACCGGCGAGGACGTCGACTCCTGGTGGATCTCCGGGGTCATCGGCGAGTTCCCCGACTTCCTCGCGGACGTCATCCGGCCCGCCATCGAGCACGGCCTCCGCCTCGGCAAGGTCCACGAGATCACCCCGGGCATCAAGGACGACGATGTCCGGGACATGGCCAAGGCCTGGAAGAAGCTCGGCTCCGAGGCCGAGAAGGCCTCGGACGAGTTCAACACCGCCATCGCCGGGATCACCGACCCGAAGGACAAGGGCGAGTGGCAGACGGCCATGCGGACCTTCGGCCAGACCATCTGGGGCACCACGGCGTGGGGCAGGCAGCTGGACACGGAAGGGAACCGGAGCCCGACGGGCCGCCAGTGGCGCACCACCAAGGACCTCCCGCCGTCCGGGCGGCGTCCCATCGTCGACGTCCTGAAGAAGACCGCGGACGAGGTCGCGGGCCTGCTGGAACACGTCTCCGACGTCGGTGAGAAGACCAGGAAGTTCACCAGCCAGGCCGGCATCAACGCGGCGAAGGCCACGGCCTCGGACATGACCGACCTGAGCCTGTCGAACCTGACCAAGATGGCGGTCGGCGGGGTGGTCGGCCGGATCGTGCTCTCCTTCCGGTCCCACATGGACAAGGCGGGGTGCAACGCCGTCGTCGAGACCTACCACGAGGAATTCACCGAGGCGGCGGGCAAGCTCAGAGCGCTCCTCCCGGAACTCGAGATCGCGATCACGAGCGCCCCGACCTACCAGGCGGAGATCGCCCGGGCCCAGAGCTTCGGCGCCCGCTCGCTCAACGAGTTCAAGAAGGAACACAGCTGGCAGATCGGCGGGGAGAGCCCGTTCCCGTACATGTACTCGCTGGACCTGGCGACGAACGAGGGACTGAACGGCGCCCACACCATCGACAAGCACGTCGGCAAGACGGATGAGCAGCTCGTGCAGCGGGTCAAGGACGAGCAGCGTGCGAACGGAAAGTTCGACATCCTCTCCTCCTCGACCTTCGCGGACCTGGATTCGGCGCAGAAATACACTCAGTACAACATCCGAAACAACACCCCGGAGATCCAGGACTGGCTCAAGAACCCACCGCCTGCGAAGAAGGACCTGGTCGTCAAGGTCCCCTCGATCCCGATCGAAGGCCCGCTCATTGGTCCCGCAGTGACCGGACGGTCCGTGCAGGTGGTGGACGAGAAGATACTGCCCGCCGCGAACACGCACGGCGTGACAACGAAACTCAGGTACGACCCCAACCTCAACCCGCCGTTCGTCGTCTACACGTCGGCGCCTGAGTAG
- a CDS encoding acyl-CoA dehydrogenase family protein, with translation MRFLPTAEQSDFARTLHGLLGASDVPAAVRAWATGDHGPGRALWSRLAGTGLFALAADEAYDGAGLLPVELALGFVELGRAGMPGPAVETAAAAVLLSELARLGEDGEEGPAKRFLPGLVAGEALATLTLPGGGPYVLDADAATYRFTVSAAGELRLAGGGEAGAGGLLRSTDPARRLSRPAAQGELLAAGPRVLEAAGTALGWARLLTAAQCLGVGEALLASTVQYVKQRTQFGTPVGGFQAVKHRLADTLLGLEFARPLVWAAALGLAPWEVAAAKLAAGEAAYAAAMTALQLHGAVGYTEELDLSLWLRKARPLRDAWGSPSACRAAVLQEREG, from the coding sequence ATGCGCTTCCTGCCGACCGCGGAACAGTCGGACTTCGCCCGTACGCTGCACGGCCTGCTCGGCGCCTCGGACGTGCCGGCGGCCGTACGGGCCTGGGCCACCGGGGACCACGGGCCCGGGCGGGCGCTGTGGTCCCGGCTCGCGGGGACGGGCCTGTTCGCACTGGCGGCGGACGAGGCGTACGACGGAGCGGGGCTGCTGCCGGTGGAGCTCGCCCTCGGCTTCGTGGAGCTGGGCCGGGCGGGGATGCCGGGCCCGGCGGTGGAGACGGCTGCGGCGGCCGTCCTGCTGTCGGAGCTCGCGCGGCTCGGGGAGGACGGGGAGGAGGGGCCGGCGAAACGCTTCCTGCCGGGGCTGGTGGCGGGCGAGGCCCTGGCCACGCTGACGCTGCCGGGCGGGGGTCCGTACGTACTGGACGCGGACGCGGCGACGTACCGCTTCACGGTGTCTGCGGCCGGAGAGCTCCGGCTGGCGGGTGGCGGCGAGGCCGGGGCGGGCGGACTGCTGAGGTCCACGGACCCGGCGCGCCGGCTTTCCCGGCCGGCGGCGCAGGGCGAGCTGCTGGCCGCCGGGCCCCGCGTGCTGGAGGCGGCGGGGACGGCCCTGGGCTGGGCGAGGCTGCTGACGGCGGCACAGTGCCTGGGGGTGGGCGAGGCCCTGCTGGCGAGCACCGTGCAGTACGTGAAGCAGCGCACGCAGTTCGGCACGCCGGTCGGCGGCTTCCAGGCGGTGAAGCACCGGCTGGCGGACACGCTGCTGGGCCTGGAGTTCGCGCGGCCGCTGGTGTGGGCGGCGGCGCTGGGCCTGGCCCCGTGGGAGGTCGCGGCGGCGAAGCTGGCCGCGGGCGAGGCGGCGTACGCGGCGGCCATGACGGCGCTGCAGCTCCACGGGGCCGTCGGCTACACGGAGGAGCTCGACCTCTCCCTGTGGCTGCGCAAGGCGCGGCCGCTGCGTGACGCCTGGGGCTCACCTTCGGCGTGCCGGGCGGCGGTGCTTCAGGAACGGGAGGGGTAG
- a CDS encoding pyridoxamine 5'-phosphate oxidase family protein — translation MTTNNWAVFEKQEPEFAAAVQARFAQYPHHVLGTLRRDGSPRLAGLNVDIRGGELWLGMMPGSMKAKDLQHDPRFALHTNPGEGETMPDGDVRISGRAIELVDPPELHRYAEETDTPHPFHLFHADLTEVVHIGVEGDDLVVRSWTPGHGLRTIRRGNDDEPPREDPPAETPGTPTG, via the coding sequence ATGACGACGAACAACTGGGCTGTGTTCGAGAAACAGGAACCGGAATTCGCGGCGGCCGTCCAGGCACGCTTCGCGCAGTACCCGCACCACGTCCTCGGCACGCTCCGCAGGGACGGCTCCCCGCGGCTGGCCGGGCTGAATGTCGACATCCGCGGTGGCGAGCTGTGGCTCGGCATGATGCCGGGCTCGATGAAGGCCAAGGACCTGCAGCACGACCCGCGCTTCGCGCTGCACACCAATCCCGGCGAGGGCGAGACGATGCCGGACGGGGACGTGCGGATCTCCGGGCGCGCGATCGAGCTCGTGGACCCGCCCGAGCTGCACCGGTACGCGGAGGAGACGGACACCCCGCACCCGTTCCACCTCTTCCACGCGGACCTGACGGAGGTGGTGCACATCGGCGTCGAGGGCGACGACCTGGTGGTGCGCTCGTGGACCCCGGGGCACGGTCTGCGCACCATCCGCCGCGGCAACGACGACGAGCCGCCGCGCGAGGACCCGCCCGCGGAAACCCCGGGCACCCCGACCGGCTGA
- a CDS encoding class I SAM-dependent methyltransferase yields MTSTPPRAHIRARSFDTAAPLYSANRPGYPAELFDALEVLAGRGLRGARVADIGAGTGIATGLLHARGADVVAVEPGDGMAAEFRRANPGIPLVRGDGNRLPLVTAGFDLLTYAQAWHWTDPARSVPEARRVLRPGGALALWWNDMDTAVPWIAAQDERIRALFDADGVTFRGLPAEPAFTTRAVRWSRRIPLDVHLANHASHSAFLMLGPEGTREFLDAERARLAPLFPDGTVEEHYVVTLSVAVA; encoded by the coding sequence ATGACGTCCACGCCACCCCGCGCCCACATCCGCGCCCGGTCCTTCGATACCGCCGCCCCGCTGTACTCGGCGAACCGGCCCGGGTATCCCGCGGAGCTGTTCGACGCCCTCGAGGTGCTGGCCGGGCGCGGGCTGCGGGGGGCCAGGGTGGCCGACATCGGGGCCGGGACCGGGATCGCCACCGGGCTGCTGCACGCCCGCGGGGCGGACGTCGTCGCCGTCGAGCCCGGCGACGGCATGGCCGCCGAGTTCCGGCGCGCGAACCCCGGGATCCCGCTCGTGCGCGGCGACGGCAACCGGCTGCCGCTCGTCACCGCCGGGTTCGACCTCCTCACGTACGCCCAGGCCTGGCACTGGACCGACCCCGCCCGCTCCGTCCCCGAGGCCCGCCGCGTGCTGCGCCCCGGCGGCGCGCTCGCGCTCTGGTGGAACGACATGGACACCGCCGTCCCCTGGATCGCCGCGCAGGACGAGCGGATCCGGGCCCTGTTCGACGCCGACGGGGTCACCTTCCGCGGGCTGCCGGCCGAACCGGCGTTCACCACCCGCGCAGTGCGCTGGTCGCGCCGGATCCCGCTCGACGTCCACCTCGCCAACCACGCCAGCCACTCCGCGTTCCTGATGCTCGGCCCCGAGGGCACCCGGGAGTTCCTCGACGCCGAGCGGGCCCGGCTGGCCCCGCTGTTCCCCGACGGGACGGTCGAGGAGCACTACGTCGTCACCCTCAGCGTGGCCGTCGCATGA
- a CDS encoding alpha/beta hydrolase: protein MSGGAVNGGVAGGGATSGGAAGDSLSPAARALCEAMAAAFPGPGDVTALRAAAVGGRSTGPEVASVRDGDASGVPVRVYDPAPGSAGRPLVVWFHGGGWVMCGLDTHDAVCRSLAAGSGAVVVSADYRLAPEHPWPAAPDDALTVLLWARAQAVALGCEPGRVVVAGDSSGGNLAAVTALRAPELVAGQLLVYPPLDAEMAAASVSPYGEGHFHTAAHMAWYWEQYGGDPAHPHVSPLWARDLSGLPRTLLVLADCDLLRDEGLAYARRLGAAGVDCAVHVYPGVFHGFLGLPLPAARAALTAATAWLRAAG, encoded by the coding sequence ATGAGCGGAGGCGCGGTGAACGGTGGCGTGGCGGGCGGCGGTGCGACGAGTGGCGGCGCGGCGGGCGACTCCCTTTCCCCCGCGGCCCGGGCGCTGTGCGAGGCGATGGCGGCGGCGTTCCCGGGGCCGGGGGACGTGACGGCCCTGCGGGCGGCGGCCGTGGGCGGCCGGTCGACGGGCCCGGAGGTGGCCTCGGTGCGGGACGGCGACGCCTCGGGTGTCCCGGTCCGCGTCTACGACCCCGCGCCGGGCTCGGCGGGCCGCCCTCTGGTGGTCTGGTTCCACGGCGGCGGCTGGGTGATGTGCGGGCTCGACACGCACGACGCGGTGTGCCGGTCGCTGGCCGCGGGCTCGGGCGCGGTGGTGGTCTCGGCCGACTACCGCCTCGCCCCGGAACACCCCTGGCCGGCGGCGCCGGACGACGCGCTGACGGTTCTGCTGTGGGCTCGGGCGCAGGCGGTCGCGCTGGGCTGCGAGCCGGGCCGGGTGGTGGTGGCGGGGGACTCCAGCGGGGGCAACCTGGCGGCGGTGACCGCACTGCGGGCGCCCGAGCTGGTGGCGGGCCAGCTGCTGGTCTATCCGCCGCTGGACGCGGAGATGGCGGCTGCCTCGGTGTCACCGTACGGGGAAGGGCACTTCCACACCGCGGCCCACATGGCCTGGTACTGGGAGCAGTACGGCGGCGACCCCGCGCATCCGCACGTCTCGCCGCTGTGGGCCCGCGACCTGTCGGGACTCCCGCGCACGCTGCTGGTGCTGGCCGACTGCGACCTGCTGCGGGACGAGGGGCTGGCGTACGCGCGCCGGCTGGGCGCGGCGGGGGTGGACTGCGCGGTCCACGTGTACCCGGGGGTGTTCCACGGGTTCCTGGGCCTGCCGCTGCCGGCTGCCCGGGCGGCTCTGACGGCCGCCACGGCCTGGCTCCGGGCCGCGGGATAG